One genomic window of Roseofilum reptotaenium CS-1145 includes the following:
- a CDS encoding 1-acyl-sn-glycerol-3-phosphate acyltransferase: MSESITDRIQPPLEHIPPQFNPLILKGIQLILPLWLRTQCKISQINTQNTVTLAQLYHQFQQQQIRLILAFRHPSTYDPYSMAHLLWRAVPQAAKQHKIPLKYPVHTHFMYDRGIPIWAGKFVSTLFSQLGGTSIQRGKLDREGLKCARSLLFDGRFPLTLAPEGGVNDHSELISPLEPGVAQLGFWCVEDLQKANRPEKVAILPIGIRYSFTQPPWEQLDRLLNELEQDLGLSPFTSNSSDDVTQSRYPRLLRVGQSLLSLMESFYRQFYDVKFEELPDLEDPNQNLSQRLNRLLENALQVSERYFKTQPKGSFIDRCRRLEQAGWERIYRSDIDRLSAVECGLGNWVAEEASLRMGHMRMVERVCAVTGKYVREKPTAERFAETLLILWKVITWIKIGKVDGHPNLGRLETTLTVGEPLWVDDRWTEYRNSRRQAVSGLTQELQVALEKLMIS, from the coding sequence ATGTCTGAATCCATCACCGATCGCATCCAACCTCCTCTAGAACATATCCCCCCGCAATTCAACCCTCTCATCCTCAAAGGAATACAACTGATTCTGCCCTTGTGGTTACGCACCCAATGTAAAATCAGTCAAATTAACACCCAGAACACCGTTACCTTAGCCCAGCTCTATCATCAATTTCAGCAACAGCAGATCCGTCTCATCCTAGCCTTTCGCCATCCCAGTACCTACGACCCCTATTCCATGGCCCATTTACTCTGGAGAGCCGTACCCCAAGCCGCCAAACAGCATAAAATACCCCTAAAATACCCCGTTCATACTCACTTCATGTATGATCGCGGCATTCCCATTTGGGCCGGCAAATTCGTCAGTACCCTCTTTTCCCAACTTGGAGGGACATCCATCCAGCGTGGAAAACTCGACCGCGAAGGCTTAAAATGTGCCCGCTCCTTACTCTTCGATGGTCGTTTTCCCCTCACCTTAGCTCCAGAAGGAGGCGTTAACGACCACAGCGAACTCATCAGCCCCTTAGAACCGGGAGTTGCCCAACTCGGATTTTGGTGTGTAGAAGATTTACAAAAAGCCAATCGCCCCGAAAAAGTAGCCATTCTTCCCATTGGCATTCGTTACTCTTTCACCCAACCGCCATGGGAACAATTGGATCGGCTTTTAAATGAACTCGAACAAGATTTAGGCTTATCCCCCTTTACCAGCAATTCCTCAGATGATGTAACCCAATCCCGTTACCCTCGACTGCTGAGAGTTGGTCAAAGTTTACTCTCCTTAATGGAATCCTTTTACCGCCAATTTTATGATGTCAAATTTGAAGAATTACCAGACTTAGAAGATCCCAATCAAAACCTTTCACAACGCCTAAACCGACTCCTCGAAAATGCCCTTCAGGTCTCTGAACGTTACTTCAAAACCCAACCCAAAGGATCATTTATCGATCGGTGTCGGCGCTTAGAACAAGCGGGTTGGGAGCGTATTTATCGCTCAGACATTGACCGTTTGTCAGCGGTTGAATGTGGGTTAGGTAATTGGGTCGCCGAAGAAGCCAGTTTACGCATGGGCCATATGCGAATGGTGGAGCGCGTTTGTGCGGTGACCGGCAAATATGTGCGAGAAAAACCGACTGCTGAACGATTTGCCGAAACGTTATTAATTTTGTGGAAAGTGATTACCTGGATTAAAATAGGAAAAGTTGATGGTCACCCCAATTTAGGGAGGTTAGAAACAACTTTAACTGTGGGGGAACCCCTATGGGTTGATGACCGATGGACAGAGTACAGAAATAGCCGTCGCCAAGCCGTTTCCGGCTTAACGCAAGAGCTGCAAGTTGCCTTAGAGAAATTAATGATTTCCTAA
- a CDS encoding protein-tyrosine phosphatase family protein — translation MISFWKKLTQKSPGQSSNRKDRFCCHWVLPRKLAIGPLPIHKNHYARLQEEQIETILSLCPEAEGAIQPEFKSQFQCLCYPLPDSHYQEPLKPEDLAEAVKLVHQTLEEGKSLYIHCFAGIERSPTVCLAYLCRHQGLELWESLRFLKEVHRRSAPTETELQAIQAYLKSPLSPELK, via the coding sequence GTGATTTCATTCTGGAAGAAATTAACTCAAAAGTCCCCAGGGCAATCTTCAAACCGTAAAGATCGATTTTGTTGCCATTGGGTTTTACCTCGGAAATTGGCGATCGGCCCCCTGCCAATCCATAAAAACCATTATGCCCGTCTACAGGAAGAACAGATTGAAACCATTCTCTCCCTCTGTCCAGAGGCAGAAGGGGCAATCCAACCTGAATTTAAGAGCCAATTTCAGTGTCTGTGCTATCCTCTGCCCGATAGTCACTATCAAGAACCATTGAAACCTGAAGACTTAGCCGAAGCGGTTAAGCTGGTTCACCAAACCCTAGAGGAAGGAAAATCTCTTTATATCCATTGCTTTGCGGGTATAGAGCGATCGCCTACGGTCTGTCTTGCTTATCTGTGTCGCCACCAAGGTCTTGAACTCTGGGAAAGCTTACGATTCCTCAAGGAAGTCCATCGCCGTAGCGCGCCCACCGAGACTGAACTTCAGGCAATCCAAGCTTATCTCAAGTCTCCATTATCGCCTGAATTAAAGTAG
- a CDS encoding SGNH/GDSL hydrolase family protein: MKIFHLLNSKKSYRIPLAILAIFLITETILRLGLGLGKPALVQADSQTGYRFQPNQNLWRFGKTIIYNQYSQRSDPINLETPPETLRILMVGDSVLNGGNPIDQSEIISEQLKEKLETSGYSLEVLNASSGSWGLGNQWGYLQKFGLFDSDLVILQIGVHDLVQPTSTSDTVGSIYFPDRPPPLAISEAWSRYAWPRITGYIPLNTPSSEIPKLQLQPQEQFAENMKFFQEMVRFIRAQNIPVMVLFTPNRFNLLPTPKTPPYQQEFFSLLNSQSIPVIDVYEAWSTLTPSAINSLFRDSVHLNEQGNQAVATLICQHLQLGNQLPSCIK, from the coding sequence ATGAAAATTTTCCACCTCTTAAACTCCAAAAAATCCTATCGAATTCCTCTAGCCATTTTAGCTATTTTCCTCATAACTGAAACGATTCTTCGGCTGGGTTTAGGCTTAGGAAAACCAGCTCTCGTGCAAGCTGATAGTCAAACAGGATACCGTTTTCAACCCAATCAGAACTTATGGCGGTTTGGTAAAACTATTATTTATAATCAATATTCTCAACGATCCGATCCGATCAATCTGGAAACGCCCCCAGAAACCCTAAGAATTTTGATGGTTGGTGATTCTGTTTTAAATGGTGGCAATCCTATCGATCAATCAGAAATAATTTCTGAACAGCTTAAAGAGAAACTAGAGACATCTGGATATTCCCTGGAAGTTCTTAATGCTTCCTCTGGATCTTGGGGATTGGGGAATCAATGGGGATATTTGCAAAAATTTGGTCTTTTTGACAGTGATTTGGTGATTTTACAAATTGGAGTCCATGATTTAGTTCAACCCACGAGTACCAGTGATACGGTCGGTTCAATTTACTTTCCGGATCGCCCTCCTCCGTTGGCGATTTCAGAGGCTTGGAGTCGGTATGCTTGGCCCAGAATCACCGGTTATATCCCCTTAAATACACCCAGTTCAGAAATTCCTAAATTACAACTTCAACCCCAAGAACAGTTTGCTGAAAATATGAAGTTTTTTCAGGAAATGGTTCGGTTTATTCGCGCACAAAATATTCCTGTTATGGTGCTATTTACTCCCAACCGCTTTAATCTACTCCCCACACCTAAAACTCCACCTTACCAGCAAGAATTTTTTTCTCTTTTAAACTCACAAAGTATTCCTGTCATTGATGTCTATGAAGCTTGGTCTACCTTAACGCCATCAGCCATTAATAGCCTGTTTCGGGATAGCGTACATCTCAATGAACAAGGTAACCAAGCTGTTGCAACTCTCATTTGCCAACATCTACAACTTGGCAATCAGTTGCCATCCTGTATTAAATAA
- a CDS encoding phycocyanobilin:ferredoxin oxidoreductase codes for MSRVVLREQQHPLIRQLADTLEQVWKTYLDLEPYDLPGELGYVEGRLEGEKLTIENKCYQTPQFRKIHLELAKLGKGLDILHCVMFPRPNYNLPMFGCDLVAGKGQISAAIADLSPVNPNRTLPESYYRALQSLPKPEFAQYRQLPPWADIFSEFCLFIRPENEAEEVHFVERVEAFMKIHCAQAAAAQPVSAGEQKTILAGQRYYCTQQQQNDKTRRVLEKAFGREWADNYMNKVLFDYVENPEDCVV; via the coding sequence ATGTCACGAGTGGTATTGAGAGAGCAACAACATCCCCTAATTCGGCAGTTAGCCGATACTCTAGAGCAGGTTTGGAAAACTTATCTAGACCTGGAACCCTATGATTTGCCTGGAGAGTTAGGTTATGTGGAGGGACGACTAGAGGGGGAGAAGCTAACAATTGAAAATAAATGTTATCAAACGCCTCAGTTTCGGAAGATTCATCTGGAGTTGGCAAAGCTCGGCAAGGGTTTGGATATTCTCCATTGTGTGATGTTTCCGCGACCGAATTATAATTTGCCCATGTTTGGTTGCGATCTAGTGGCGGGTAAGGGACAGATTAGTGCAGCGATCGCCGATTTGTCTCCAGTGAATCCTAACCGCACCTTGCCAGAGTCCTATTATCGAGCGCTGCAATCTTTACCTAAACCAGAATTTGCCCAATATCGCCAACTCCCCCCTTGGGCGGATATTTTTTCCGAGTTTTGTTTGTTTATTCGCCCAGAAAATGAAGCGGAAGAAGTTCATTTTGTCGAACGGGTAGAGGCATTTATGAAAATTCATTGTGCCCAAGCCGCAGCCGCGCAACCCGTTTCCGCCGGAGAACAGAAGACAATTTTGGCCGGTCAACGCTATTACTGTACCCAACAACAACAAAATGATAAGACTCGCCGAGTCTTAGAAAAGGCATTTGGCCGCGAATGGGCAGATAATTATATGAATAAGGTGCTCTTTGATTACGTTGAAAACCCGGAAGACTGTGTGGTTTAA
- a CDS encoding gamma-glutamylcyclotransferase: MTVQGKHFRFSAGDKLHLVHSIPSENSEVEYFDYFAYGSCMCPVDLQRTLGEPTYPYVIGQATLRGYRLGFYRRSLKRNCGALDVVPDTDKSVEGVLYRLPLRFSELLDIREEIPRNGYRHETVEVYCQDKLYKDVRTYVVVDKLPKELAPNDWYFNVVMRGAVTCGLPEQYCWDLFNHMHHLQESQLRRSA, translated from the coding sequence ATGACTGTTCAAGGCAAACATTTCAGATTTTCAGCAGGTGATAAACTCCATTTAGTCCATTCAATCCCATCCGAGAACTCAGAAGTCGAGTATTTTGACTACTTTGCCTATGGGTCATGCATGTGTCCTGTAGATCTTCAGCGCACCCTGGGAGAACCAACCTATCCCTATGTTATTGGTCAAGCTACGTTGCGCGGATATCGACTTGGGTTTTATCGTCGTTCCTTAAAACGTAATTGTGGCGCTCTCGATGTGGTTCCGGATACGGACAAATCAGTGGAAGGGGTACTTTATCGATTGCCTTTGCGCTTCAGTGAGTTACTCGATATTCGCGAAGAAATTCCCCGCAATGGATATCGCCATGAAACAGTAGAAGTTTATTGTCAAGATAAGCTTTATAAAGATGTGCGTACCTATGTGGTGGTAGATAAATTGCCAAAAGAATTAGCGCCAAATGATTGGTATTTTAATGTAGTGATGCGTGGTGCAGTTACTTGTGGATTGCCGGAACAGTATTGTTGGGATTTATTTAATCATATGCATCACCTGCAAGAAAGTCAATTGCGGCGATCGGCATAA
- a CDS encoding class I SAM-dependent methyltransferase, giving the protein MSYSERLLEKGNTLTRVAHKSRFQAVLNALGNQKYPCALDYGCGDGWLLRSAYEQGFIQSGFGIDISADMLTASQETLRDIPGFKLGLPSETNSLILPQSLDLVFCTETLEHVPDPSAILNTILPLCKPNAKIVISVPIEVGPSLFVKQTGRYLANLKGGYGYERYTPQELFSAAILWDCKSFPSSHAQKFSYRAHKGFDYRDLESLLKNRLTLEKKMFSPFPIFGNLFNSTVIWICQK; this is encoded by the coding sequence ATGTCCTATTCAGAACGCCTTCTAGAAAAAGGAAATACCCTCACTCGTGTTGCTCATAAATCCCGCTTTCAAGCTGTTCTTAATGCGCTGGGAAATCAAAAGTATCCCTGTGCCCTAGATTACGGATGTGGCGATGGATGGTTGCTGCGATCGGCCTATGAGCAAGGATTCATTCAATCAGGTTTTGGCATTGATATTTCTGCCGATATGCTCACCGCTTCTCAAGAAACTTTAAGGGATATTCCTGGATTCAAATTAGGGCTACCCTCAGAAACCAATAGCCTCATTCTTCCTCAAAGTCTAGATCTGGTGTTCTGCACTGAAACCTTAGAGCATGTCCCCGATCCTTCGGCTATTCTCAACACGATTTTACCCCTGTGTAAACCCAACGCCAAAATCGTAATTTCAGTTCCTATTGAAGTTGGACCTTCCCTATTTGTTAAACAAACGGGACGCTATCTGGCGAACCTAAAAGGTGGGTATGGGTATGAGCGATACACGCCCCAGGAACTCTTTTCGGCTGCTATTCTTTGGGATTGCAAAAGCTTCCCCTCATCCCATGCCCAAAAATTCTCCTATCGCGCCCACAAAGGGTTTGATTATCGGGACTTAGAATCCTTGCTTAAAAATAGACTTACCCTTGAAAAGAAAATGTTTTCCCCCTTTCCTATCTTCGGTAACTTATTCAACAGTACTGTGATTTGGATCTGCCAAAAATAA
- a CDS encoding GumC family protein has product MQAGTPPKSNQNGNGHNGNGHNGNGHNGYKPYPVAIPALPQASETEEFDPKQLLVIARRRWLALAGVAIAVTGAIWGWTLTRTPVYQSNFRMLVEPISEDDNSKELLRLGLGPSFDYATQIEVLRSPTLLEPLVRDMQQTYPDMTYGELVSNLTIQQAIGDQERYTKILNISFQSSDPQKTKNVLDTLLQGYSLYGIQLRQLSIQRVVQFVEEQLPVIREQVNSYQAELEAFREQHSVIDPEFRGNDISRLLTDINKQQKDSQAQLAELQSLYVVLQRQLGASPEQALAGAALSQSSRYQQLLNQLLEIETEIAEESVRFQPDSPNIKALLEQRQNLLPLIDREAQRVVGDQPIPSNGGQLTPISVGLSTQLVDTTNQIQVLQVRLSALAQVENRLKEEFSIIPGLAREYTDIQLKLEVATQSLARLLETRQTLQLEAAQKSVSWEVLSEPFQPGAPISPNVPRNLVLGLFAGTLMGLGAALLAEQLDNAFHSTNDLKDLTGLPLLGIIPFKRGLKPISAPESMRAKVAAGSDHEPTPEQAPKRPLNLSLGSKGTYYNSSPFLESFRSLYTNIRFLSSDTPIRSLVISSCLPMEGKSTVSVNLARSAAAMGQRVLLVDADLRHPILHTRLGLPNLRGLSNIITSEIDPRDVIHAVEDHFYILTSGQVPPDPIKLLSSRKMQHLIEQFQTEYDLVIYDTPPSFGLADGSLLAKRSDGILLVVALGKTGRSELNQVLDNLKMSYVSVLGIIANGVKGFGSGVDYYYRNYMPNEDQVI; this is encoded by the coding sequence ATGCAAGCTGGTACTCCCCCTAAATCTAATCAAAACGGCAATGGCCACAATGGCAATGGCCATAATGGCAATGGTCACAACGGATATAAGCCCTATCCAGTTGCCATTCCTGCTCTTCCCCAGGCATCGGAGACGGAGGAATTTGATCCGAAACAGTTGTTGGTCATTGCTCGTAGACGTTGGCTGGCGCTGGCTGGAGTGGCGATCGCCGTCACCGGAGCTATTTGGGGCTGGACGCTCACCCGTACCCCGGTTTATCAATCGAATTTTCGCATGTTGGTTGAGCCAATTTCAGAAGATGATAACTCTAAGGAATTGTTACGATTAGGGTTGGGGCCGAGCTTTGATTATGCAACTCAAATTGAAGTGTTGCGATCTCCAACTCTTCTCGAACCCCTGGTGCGAGATATGCAACAAACCTATCCTGATATGACCTATGGGGAATTGGTCAGTAATTTGACGATTCAACAGGCGATCGGTGACCAAGAGCGATACACCAAGATCTTAAATATTTCCTTCCAAAGCTCTGATCCCCAAAAGACAAAAAACGTTTTAGATACTTTACTCCAAGGATATTCCCTGTATGGTATCCAACTGCGCCAATTGAGTATCCAACGAGTCGTGCAATTTGTAGAAGAACAACTGCCAGTCATCCGAGAGCAAGTTAACTCATACCAAGCAGAATTAGAAGCCTTCCGAGAACAACATAGCGTTATTGACCCAGAATTTAGAGGGAATGACATCTCTCGCTTACTCACCGATATTAACAAGCAGCAAAAAGACTCACAAGCCCAACTAGCAGAACTCCAATCTCTCTATGTCGTCTTACAAAGACAATTAGGGGCTTCTCCAGAACAAGCCTTAGCAGGAGCTGCTCTCAGTCAATCCTCTCGATACCAACAACTGCTCAATCAACTACTAGAAATAGAAACCGAAATTGCCGAAGAATCTGTTCGTTTTCAACCGGATAGTCCCAATATTAAAGCCCTCTTAGAGCAACGACAAAATCTGTTACCCCTAATTGATCGAGAAGCTCAACGGGTCGTGGGCGATCAACCGATCCCCAGCAATGGCGGGCAATTGACTCCTATTTCCGTCGGCTTGAGTACACAATTGGTAGACACAACCAATCAAATTCAGGTGCTACAAGTTCGCTTGTCTGCGTTAGCACAAGTTGAAAATCGACTCAAAGAAGAATTTTCAATTATTCCCGGTTTGGCTAGAGAATATACTGATATTCAACTGAAACTAGAAGTCGCGACCCAAAGCCTAGCCCGACTACTCGAAACTCGACAAACCCTACAATTAGAGGCAGCCCAAAAATCTGTATCTTGGGAAGTTCTTTCTGAACCCTTCCAACCGGGAGCGCCTATCTCCCCCAATGTTCCCCGCAATTTAGTCTTAGGCCTGTTCGCTGGAACCTTAATGGGATTAGGTGCGGCCTTACTGGCTGAACAACTCGATAATGCCTTCCACTCCACCAACGACCTCAAAGATTTGACTGGTTTACCCCTATTGGGGATTATTCCCTTTAAACGGGGCTTGAAACCCATTAGTGCCCCAGAAAGCATGAGAGCTAAAGTGGCCGCCGGTTCCGACCATGAACCTACTCCAGAGCAAGCGCCAAAACGTCCTCTTAATCTCAGTTTAGGCTCTAAGGGCACTTACTATAACTCGTCTCCCTTCTTAGAGTCCTTCCGTTCCTTATACACCAATATTCGCTTTCTCAGTTCGGATACTCCTATCCGTTCCCTAGTCATTAGCTCCTGTTTACCCATGGAAGGGAAATCCACTGTATCGGTCAATTTAGCTCGGTCAGCCGCTGCCATGGGTCAACGGGTACTACTCGTTGATGCGGACTTACGCCATCCTATTCTTCATACCCGCTTAGGGCTACCTAATTTGCGGGGCTTAAGCAATATTATTACCAGTGAAATTGACCCCCGTGACGTAATTCATGCCGTTGAAGATCATTTTTATATCCTTACATCAGGTCAAGTCCCTCCCGATCCGATCAAGCTATTGTCTTCTCGCAAAATGCAGCATCTGATCGAACAATTCCAAACGGAATATGATTTAGTTATTTATGATACTCCTCCCAGCTTTGGATTAGCGGATGGTAGTCTCCTTGCCAAGCGTTCAGATGGTATTCTGTTAGTCGTTGCCCTAGGAAAAACAGGACGTTCTGAACTCAACCAAGTCTTAGATAACCTGAAAATGTCCTATGTATCGGTGCTTGGCATTATCGCTAATGGTGTTAAAGGGTTTGGTTCGGGTGTAGATTACTATTATCGCAACTATATGCCCAACGAAGACCAAGTGATTTAA
- a CDS encoding GNAT family N-acetyltransferase yields MINQCLESDRLFMDNWNPDRDALEAFESYSDPAMIWQLRRTCWGKVYATEAAKIIVNYSFNILNLATLYATIHPENHRSVAVTQRLGMTNLGLCDRYYNCQLLLFALQKP; encoded by the coding sequence ATGATTAACCAATGTTTAGAGTCCGATCGCCTCTTTATGGACAACTGGAATCCGGATCGGGATGCCCTAGAAGCCTTTGAGAGCTATAGTGATCCGGCCATGATTTGGCAATTACGCCGAACCTGTTGGGGCAAGGTCTATGCCACAGAAGCAGCTAAAATCATCGTTAACTATAGCTTTAATATCCTCAATCTGGCTACTCTCTATGCCACGATCCATCCCGAAAACCATCGTTCTGTTGCCGTTACCCAACGGTTAGGAATGACCAATTTAGGATTATGCGATCGCTACTACAATTGCCAACTCCTGCTCTTTGCACTTCAGAAACCCTAA
- the tatA gene encoding twin-arginine translocase TatA/TatE family subunit — protein MFGLGLPEIGIIAVVALLIFGPKKIPEMGRAMGKTIRGFKAEMNSESESEVDFTSEANPSDSPKS, from the coding sequence ATGTTTGGTCTCGGATTACCAGAAATTGGCATTATTGCTGTGGTTGCTCTGCTCATTTTTGGGCCTAAAAAAATCCCCGAAATGGGTAGAGCTATGGGCAAAACCATTCGTGGATTTAAAGCAGAAATGAACAGTGAGTCAGAATCAGAGGTTGACTTCACTTCAGAAGCAAACCCTTCGGACTCACCCAAATCCTAA
- a CDS encoding SLBB domain-containing protein produces the protein MAKLIMAKAIAQEPKRLSPLKTKQRKNIWVTWIRSSGAIALAGCLTWGSFPTLVLAQSPVAPVPTSLPVDEGYTLGAGDRLKVDIFNVPEYSGEFLILSDGSLNLPVVGAVQVQGLTFPQASDKIATVMSRYLRNPIVTLSLISVRPVKVGIAGEVYSPGVYSMSLNGNEEVALPTVTRVIDLAGGITQAADIRRIQIRRSRSSQQDSDQIITVDLWRLLQTADLSQDLLLRDGDSLFIPTATDVDLQESSILANASFAGADSGPLKIAVVGEVNRPGPYTINNNSEENDVTVTAAIQSAGGITEQADIRNIQVRRLTKSGKEQIVDVDLWKLLQEGDLRQDMPLQEGDTIVIGTATELSPDEATELASTSFSPAVINVNIVGEVIRPGRVEVLPNTPLAQALLAAGGFNNNARERSVELIRLNPNGTVTKREVSIDFSRALDEGNNPALRNNDTIVVSPSRVAELGNAVSPVFNVLGTVGGIFTIPRTVYRLFDDLF, from the coding sequence ATGGCTAAATTGATAATGGCAAAGGCGATCGCTCAAGAACCCAAACGATTAAGTCCCTTAAAAACAAAGCAGAGAAAAAACATATGGGTAACATGGATACGATCTTCTGGGGCGATCGCCTTGGCGGGTTGTCTGACCTGGGGTAGCTTCCCCACCCTTGTTTTAGCTCAAAGTCCAGTTGCCCCCGTCCCCACTTCCTTACCCGTAGATGAAGGCTATACCCTCGGAGCAGGCGATCGGCTAAAAGTTGATATCTTTAACGTTCCTGAATATAGCGGCGAATTTTTGATTTTATCCGATGGCTCCCTCAATTTACCCGTTGTAGGTGCAGTGCAAGTTCAGGGGCTAACCTTTCCTCAAGCATCGGATAAAATAGCGACCGTTATGTCTCGCTATCTGCGGAACCCCATTGTTACCCTCAGCTTAATCAGTGTACGTCCTGTGAAAGTGGGCATAGCTGGAGAAGTCTATAGTCCTGGCGTATACTCCATGTCCTTAAATGGGAATGAAGAAGTTGCTTTACCAACCGTCACTCGTGTAATTGATTTAGCTGGAGGAATTACCCAAGCAGCGGATATCCGAAGGATTCAAATCCGTCGCTCTCGTTCCAGTCAACAAGACAGCGATCAGATCATTACGGTAGATTTATGGAGATTATTACAAACTGCCGATCTAAGTCAAGACCTCTTATTAAGAGATGGCGATAGTCTCTTTATTCCGACTGCCACAGATGTAGATTTACAAGAAAGTAGTATTTTAGCGAATGCCAGCTTTGCTGGTGCAGACTCAGGCCCTTTAAAAATTGCAGTCGTCGGTGAAGTAAATCGACCGGGCCCCTATACCATCAACAATAACTCAGAAGAAAATGATGTTACCGTGACTGCTGCCATTCAATCAGCCGGGGGCATCACAGAACAAGCTGATATTCGCAATATTCAAGTGCGGCGGTTAACCAAATCGGGAAAAGAGCAAATTGTTGATGTTGATTTGTGGAAACTCCTTCAAGAAGGCGATTTACGCCAGGATATGCCTCTCCAAGAAGGGGATACCATTGTTATTGGCACGGCCACTGAACTGAGTCCAGATGAAGCCACAGAACTAGCTTCAACCAGCTTTTCCCCAGCAGTGATTAACGTTAATATTGTGGGAGAAGTTATCAGACCGGGTAGAGTAGAAGTACTCCCGAATACCCCCTTAGCCCAGGCTTTATTAGCGGCAGGAGGATTTAATAACAATGCCAGAGAACGTTCAGTGGAATTGATCCGCCTGAATCCCAATGGGACGGTCACCAAGCGAGAAGTCTCCATTGACTTTAGCCGAGCGCTAGACGAAGGGAATAATCCAGCCTTGCGTAATAACGATACAATCGTTGTATCCCCATCCCGTGTAGCTGAATTGGGCAATGCTGTAAGTCCAGTCTTTAATGTCTTAGGAACCGTAGGCGGAATCTTTACGATTCCCAGAACGGTGTATCGTTTATTTGATGATTTGTTTTAA
- a CDS encoding glycosyltransferase family 4 protein — protein MSILTQYYPPDYAATGQLIEELAHQLGRQGMKVHIFTGQPGYAFGQEDAPTLEEDEHLSVRRSRTTRILSQRIRGKAINGIIFCLRAGLHLLKTASRGDILLVTTAPPFLPLLGYLANLCFGVPYVCLIYDLYPDVAVELKVVSRTHKLVRLWNQVNRLVWRRAKSVIVLSPSMKNRVLAQCPDIAERVAVIHSWADPHHIAPIPKEENWFAHQHNLVKKFCVLYSGNMGRCHDIDTIISTAQHLKDEPIQFVFIGNGAKYQACQEQARILGLNQITFLPYQDKECLPYSLTACDLSLVSISPGMEGLVAPSKLYGILAAGRPVAAICEPHSYLRQMLSEVNFGQAFDNGDSQGLAQFIRELAANREKAEFMGCQGRRYLETHFTPERIAQQYGEVLTVNPEWQLKLNRGKLVKFKEF, from the coding sequence TTGTCCATATTAACTCAGTATTATCCCCCGGATTATGCAGCTACGGGTCAACTGATTGAAGAACTAGCTCATCAACTGGGTCGCCAGGGAATGAAAGTTCATATTTTTACTGGACAGCCAGGATATGCCTTTGGTCAAGAGGACGCACCGACGTTAGAAGAAGATGAGCATTTATCCGTTCGGCGATCGCGTACTACCCGAATTTTATCACAACGCATCCGAGGAAAAGCGATCAATGGGATTATTTTCTGTCTACGGGCTGGACTCCACTTACTAAAAACAGCCAGTCGCGGAGATATCTTATTAGTAACGACTGCCCCACCCTTCTTACCTCTATTAGGATATTTAGCTAACCTCTGTTTTGGTGTTCCCTATGTTTGCCTCATTTATGATCTCTATCCAGATGTAGCTGTAGAACTCAAAGTAGTTTCCAGAACCCATAAATTAGTCCGTCTTTGGAATCAGGTCAATCGTTTAGTTTGGCGCAGAGCTAAATCAGTGATTGTTCTCAGTCCAAGCATGAAAAACCGAGTGCTTGCCCAATGTCCAGATATTGCCGAGCGTGTAGCTGTGATTCACAGTTGGGCAGACCCCCATCATATTGCCCCTATCCCTAAAGAAGAAAATTGGTTTGCCCATCAACATAACCTAGTCAAAAAGTTCTGTGTTCTCTACTCAGGAAATATGGGACGCTGCCATGATATAGATACCATTATTTCTACAGCGCAACACCTCAAAGATGAACCCATCCAATTTGTATTTATTGGCAATGGTGCTAAATATCAAGCCTGTCAGGAGCAAGCCAGGATTTTGGGCTTAAATCAGATTACTTTCTTACCCTATCAAGATAAAGAATGCTTACCCTACTCTCTGACTGCCTGTGACCTATCTTTAGTTAGCATTAGTCCAGGTATGGAAGGCTTAGTGGCTCCCAGTAAACTCTATGGAATTCTAGCTGCTGGCCGCCCAGTAGCCGCGATTTGTGAACCCCATTCCTATCTGCGTCAAATGTTATCAGAAGTCAATTTTGGACAAGCATTTGACAATGGAGATTCTCAAGGATTGGCCCAGTTCATTCGAGAACTAGCGGCTAATCGAGAAAAAGCTGAGTTTATGGGTTGTCAAGGTCGTCGTTATCTCGAAACTCACTTTACCCCAGAACGCATTGCCCAACAATATGGAGAGGTTTTAACGGTTAATCCAGAATGGCAACTGAAACTCAATAGGGGAAAGCTCGTGAAATTCAAAGAGTTTTAG